Genomic DNA from Shewanella woodyi ATCC 51908:
GCCTGCGCTGCTTATAACGCAGGCCCAACAAGGGTCACCGAACATAAAGGGATCCCACCATACCCTGAGACCATAGCGTATGTTGAGCGAGTAAAAATACTGCTAAAGCGTTATCAAAGCTTAGGGTGATCTCAGTGTGGGCAGAGCGTGAACTCGCATTAAAATAGGCAGCATTAAGCAGTACTTAGCTCCCTACCTGACTCTATGGCTGAATTAAGATGTCTCCAGACCATAGGGGCGACAACGGCAAAAATCACTAAGTTGGACACTGGCATCGCCAACCATACTCCATTTATTCCAAATACCTTCGGAAGGATAAAGAGGAAGGGGAGTTGAACCACCATATTACCAACAGATATCCACAGGGATCTTCCACCTTGGTTTACGGCCATAAAATACATGATCGCCAGTACCACAAATCCATCGAGAAACATTGCAAATAGATGCAGTTGAATACCGACTATTGTCTCTGTCATCAAGGCTCTATCTTCACTGTTAAACAGCCCGATAATGGCTTCGGGAAACAGGTTTAAAATCAGCACCCAAAGCAGGCCCGCAGAGATTGAGACCTTAGCGGCAAGCTGAAACATACGTTTGATGTTTTTTGGCTCCCTAGCGCCGAAAAAGAAACTGACTGGAGGCTGCATCCCTTCACCGAGTCCCTCTGCGACAAAGTAGTACAGCACCATTAGATAACCAACAATTGCAAATGCCCCGACCGTTAATGAAGATCCATACTCCATAAATAGGCGGTTATGGAGCGCAAATACGAAGCTGGTATACAGGTACATGACAAAACTGGAGGCGCCCAAAATCATGATCTTTCCGGCCAGCTTTGGACTAAAAATGAATGCAGAGGCGTTAAATTTAAAGTCTGTTTTTGATGAGATAAAGTAGCCGATCCCTAAAATAGACACAGATATCTGGGCCGAGATAGTGGCGATAGCTGCGCCTTGAAGGGCCATATTAAATTGTACAATCAGCAGATAATCGAGCACGATATTTAAACATGCGCCCATGACCATCAAGCCGGTGGCGATATTTGGGCTTTCATCATTGCGAACAAGAATAGGGATAGCAGCTGCAAGAATTGTAAAAACCAAAGACCAAGTAAATGGGGTGGTGTATTGCTGCGCCATCAGTAGGGTTTGCCCGCTACCGCCTTGCATGAGCAAAAGGGTGTCGACACTCAAATTTAATACTATAGAGCCGATTAATCCAAAGCCAATAACGAGCAGAAGGGCGCTGGCTAAGGTGTTATTTACTTTGGTTGATACTAATTTTTTATCATCGCCAGTTAGGCTATTCTCACCGCGATTGATGGAGAGTAAGCTGCCTGAACCCATGCCTATCATTAGGCCAATACCAGCAAAAATATAGATGATAGGCCAAGCCATATTGATACCTGCTAGCCCTTGGTAGCCAACGTACTGGCCAATAAAAATACCATCAACAATTTGATATAGACCGTTGACCAGCATCGCCGCGACCGAAGGAATGGCGTAGCGCCAAAATGTTCGGCTGATTGAGCTTGATGTCTGATCTGATGGTGATTGATAGCTGTGCATGAGTTTCTACTGGTATTAATGGGTAGCGATAGAGTATCTTCAAATTTCGGATTGAATAAGTTAGTAAGTATCCGCATATCGGATAGGTAATTTAGGGATTGGTAATAATAGTGATAGGGAGAGCAGAGTGAATTGGAGTCTGTACCAGCTGGAAGCTTTTGTTCTATCGGTGAAATATGGCTCGTTCTCGGCGGCAGCAAGAAAGCTGGGGAGAGCACAGTCACGAATTAGCACTGCCATTGGTCACCTTGAAGATGATCTGGGTTTTGAGCTGTTTGATCGAAGTGCCAGGCTTCCTGTTTTGACCCCTTGCGGTGAAGATATGTTTATTGAGGCCCAAGCGGTACTGCAGCAGTGCCAGCGTCTTGAGTCCCGCGCTATGACGTTATCAACGGGGCAGGAGATAAGCCTGACGGTTGCCATGGATGAGGCGGTGCCGATCAATGCATTTGAGTCTCTGTTTGAGCAGGTATCGATCAAGTTTCCACTGTTAAAGCTTACTATCATCAATGGTTCACAAGATGATATTGGCTTGTGGGTTGATGAGGGGAAGGCCGATATGGGCATCTTATTTCACTCTCGCAACGAACTGCCTGAGTCGTTGGAATTTATGTCCATTGGCCAGTTTAAACAGTCTTTGATTGTGTCGGTAAATCATCCTCTTGCTCAGTTTTCGGCACCTAAAATTAAAGAGTTAAACCAGCACAGACAGCTAGTGATCCGTGACCGAATGGGAGATAAGCAGGCAAAAGCACTCGCTGCTAACCATTGGTATATCGACAGCTACTACTATATGACAGCTCTGGTTATTCGTGGAGTGGGTTGGGCGCTCGTTCCTGAGCATATCGCTAATAGTGAGTGGTATTCAGATGACATTGTGACCCTATCAACAGAGCATATCCCCTCCCCATTATTGGTTGAAATAGGCGTTGTTAATCGGCGGGATCAAGCTTATGGTCCTGTAATGGAGTGGATCTTTTTAGAAATTGAGTCCATGTTTAAGAATAAAGTGAATAATTACAGCAACAAGTCGGAATCTCCTTAAAGAAGATTGGAAGTAGAAACAAAGATTAGGGAGAGGATGATAAGGTGAAAGTATGCAAACAGGCTTAGAGCAACAACTTATAGAGCTTGAGCTTTATCTGCTTAAGTCTGAAGTAAGATCTTCGGTAGAGGAGCTTGCTAGCTTGATCCACGATGATTTTTTAGAGTTTGGTGGCTCTGGAATTCGCTTTGGCAAGGAGGAGGTATTGATGAGGCTGCCTAAAGAGAGGTGTCCAGAGTTTTGCGCTACCGACTTTGAGTTAAGGGTGTTAACGCCAGATCTGGCACAACTACTTTATCGTGCATCCATGATTAAACCCGATGAGTTTATTACCCGCTACTCTCTGCGCAGCTCCCTTTGGAAGAGAAGTGGAGACAATTGGCAGATGATTTTTCATCAGGGCACGCCCTGTGAAGCATTTTAATTTGAGTATCAACCTCATGACTAAAAATAGAAAGAGCCAGCTTAAAGCTGGCTCTTTTTATGGCCTGATCTCATTGATTTAGCTTATTGGCTTATAACCCTGATGTTGTGCTGAGCGGTGTTACTCAGGCACTTCCTGCTTAATGGTGATTTTGCCACCGCCTTGATTTAACACAGGTGAGAGATACTCAAGTATCTCACTTGCCTTAGTATCGAGCTGCCAAGGTGGATTAATGATCCACAAGCCTGCTGCTGTCATACCAAATTCGTCGCTGTCGGCTCTGATCGCTTGTTCGATCCTAAGCTGATTTTTAATGCCGCTTTGAGCGAGAATTTTTAGCATACCCTCTGTTTGTGCGCGGTTAACCACCGGATACCAAAGCATGTACACCCCGGTCGCAAACTTCTTGTGGGCCTTGATAATTGCATTGGGCACATCTTGATAATCAGTTTTTATCTCATAACTTGGATCAACTAAGATAACCCCGCGTCGCTCACGAGGAGGAACTGCAGCGATTAGCCCCTTTAAGCCATCATCTTTGACGACACGAATATAGCGGTCACCAGTGAACTGCTCCTCAAGCAGAGCATGGTCAGCACCGTGAAGTTCATGGAGCACCATGCGCTCTTTTTCATGGCGGTTCATATCGACAAATGCTGGCGAGCCAGGATAGAAAGAGAGCTCCGATTTGCCTTGGTTAAAGTGAGCCACATCTGCAATGTATTCAGCCAGTGGCTCAGGCAGATCCTCTTTTCCCCATAACTTAGCCACGCCCTCTAAATATTCACCTGTCTTTTGGGAAAACTGATCCGTGAGCGCATAACCGCCAGCGCCGGCGTGAGTATCGATATAGGCAAAAGGTGTTGGCTTCTTGTGCATCAGTTTTAGCACTTGCAGTAAAACAGAGTGCTTTAATACATCGGCATAATTGCCTGCATGGTAACCGTGGCGATAACTCAGCATGATGATTCCTAAAGGGTTTCGGCATAGCGATAAGCTGGATATCGTTAAAGGATAACTGAACTTGGCTTTGCGAGATTAATTTGGGTACGGCAAATATTGCCTGATTTGACGGATTATAACTCAAACGCTTTAAAATATATCTCCTGAAGGGAGCTTTTGGCATAATAGAGAGATAATCACGCCAGATCGAGCCACAGTGACCCAAGTTAATCAAACTAAAACCAGTTATGGCATCTTCTTTAATCGCCATTATCCCACTATTGAGTCTGCCTGCGAGCGCTGGGGCCTTGTTTATGATGCCAATGCTGAGTTTGAACTGGTATTTGAAGATAATATTCTGACTCTTATAAAGCGAGATGAGCCTAAGTTGAAAGGGATCTCGGTCGATTTTGTGTCTGGTGCCGTGGCGCATAGACGCAAATTTGGTGGCGGTCGAGGTCAATCTATCGCGAAAGCGGTTGGGCTAAAACAGGGGGTTAATCCCAGTGTTGTCGATGGCACCGCAGGGCTTGGCCGCGATGCGTTCGTTTTGGCGAGCTTAGGGTGTAATGTCACTATGGTTGAGCGTCATCCTGTAGTGGCTGCACTGCTAGAAGATGGTCTGCGCCGCGCCTATGAAGATGCGGAAATTGGTGACTGGATGCGTGAGCGTATGAAGCTGTTTCACGGCTCGAGCATTGATTCACTAGCTGATGCAGCGCACTCATCAAATACAGAGGTGGACGTGGTCTATCTAGATCCCATGTATCCCCACCGTGAGAAATCTGCCTTAGTTAAAAAAGAGATGCGTGTGTTCCAATCATTAGTTGGTGCCGATCTTGATGCCGATGGTTTACTTGCCCCTGCAATGGCGCTAGCAAGTAAGCGAGTCGTCGTAAAACGTCCCGATTATGCTGAAGATTTAGATGGCGTTAAACCGAGCATGGTGATCGCCACTAAGAAAAACCGTTTCGATGTCTATGTACGGGCGGCGATGACGGCTTAAGTTTTCTCGTGAGCTGTCTGGCTTCTGGTATTTGTTGCGATTAAATAGGTAAGTAAGCTAAAGAGGGTGATACCAAGTCCATCGGCGGCTAAGTCCATCATATCTAATGTTCTTGTGGGGATTAGCCCTTGGCTTAGCTCCTCTATCAGAACAAACAGGCTAACGGCTGTGCTGCCCCAGTAGAGCTTAAATCTTCCTATTGAAAGGGTTCTACAGCGGGAAGCTAAGTTAGCAAGCAGTGTGAGTAATCCAAATAATCCGAAGTGGCCGAGTTTGTCGCCATAGGGGAGGGGTTGGATAAGGTCAAAAAACAGATTACTGCTTCCTGTATTTGCTTGATAGATGGCCCATAGAATAAAGGCAAAAAAGCCTAATGCTATGCTTACTGTGAGTTTATAGAACACGTGCTTAAATCCTTTTTGCCTCTCCATTGGCCTCATTGTGACGATTACTCTGCATATGTACAGTGAATGAAAGTTAACAGTTATCCTTCATGTGCTAAGAACTCAATAATTTGTTCCATATTCAAGTCAAAGTCATCCGCTCTGACACATTTAACTATCTCTTCGCTCTCAAATACTGCTAAATCTATATCTTGTGCAGCTTCAAAATGTTTTGGTTTAAGGCTATAGAAAGGTTTTACTATCGGCCTTATAGGATCTTTATGGTTATGGCTTTCTACAATTGCGAGTCGATTTGAACTAAGTTGTACGAGTGCACCGACTGGGTATACTCCCATACACTGAATAAATGAATCGACTAGAAAGTCATCAAGTTGATTGTCTTTTGCTAATGCGCGTAAAATTGTAAAAGCTTTGACTTGAGGG
This window encodes:
- a CDS encoding MATE family efflux transporter; this translates as MHSYQSPSDQTSSSISRTFWRYAIPSVAAMLVNGLYQIVDGIFIGQYVGYQGLAGINMAWPIIYIFAGIGLMIGMGSGSLLSINRGENSLTGDDKKLVSTKVNNTLASALLLVIGFGLIGSIVLNLSVDTLLLMQGGSGQTLLMAQQYTTPFTWSLVFTILAAAIPILVRNDESPNIATGLMVMGACLNIVLDYLLIVQFNMALQGAAIATISAQISVSILGIGYFISSKTDFKFNASAFIFSPKLAGKIMILGASSFVMYLYTSFVFALHNRLFMEYGSSLTVGAFAIVGYLMVLYYFVAEGLGEGMQPPVSFFFGAREPKNIKRMFQLAAKVSISAGLLWVLILNLFPEAIIGLFNSEDRALMTETIVGIQLHLFAMFLDGFVVLAIMYFMAVNQGGRSLWISVGNMVVQLPFLFILPKVFGINGVWLAMPVSNLVIFAVVAPMVWRHLNSAIESGRELSTA
- a CDS encoding LysR family transcriptional regulator — translated: MNWSLYQLEAFVLSVKYGSFSAAARKLGRAQSRISTAIGHLEDDLGFELFDRSARLPVLTPCGEDMFIEAQAVLQQCQRLESRAMTLSTGQEISLTVAMDEAVPINAFESLFEQVSIKFPLLKLTIINGSQDDIGLWVDEGKADMGILFHSRNELPESLEFMSIGQFKQSLIVSVNHPLAQFSAPKIKELNQHRQLVIRDRMGDKQAKALAANHWYIDSYYYMTALVIRGVGWALVPEHIANSEWYSDDIVTLSTEHIPSPLLVEIGVVNRRDQAYGPVMEWIFLEIESMFKNKVNNYSNKSESP
- a CDS encoding nuclear transport factor 2 family protein is translated as MQTGLEQQLIELELYLLKSEVRSSVEELASLIHDDFLEFGGSGIRFGKEEVLMRLPKERCPEFCATDFELRVLTPDLAQLLYRASMIKPDEFITRYSLRSSLWKRSGDNWQMIFHQGTPCEAF
- a CDS encoding 23S rRNA (adenine(2030)-N(6))-methyltransferase RlmJ, with product MLSYRHGYHAGNYADVLKHSVLLQVLKLMHKKPTPFAYIDTHAGAGGYALTDQFSQKTGEYLEGVAKLWGKEDLPEPLAEYIADVAHFNQGKSELSFYPGSPAFVDMNRHEKERMVLHELHGADHALLEEQFTGDRYIRVVKDDGLKGLIAAVPPRERRGVILVDPSYEIKTDYQDVPNAIIKAHKKFATGVYMLWYPVVNRAQTEGMLKILAQSGIKNQLRIEQAIRADSDEFGMTAAGLWIINPPWQLDTKASEILEYLSPVLNQGGGKITIKQEVPE
- a CDS encoding class I SAM-dependent methyltransferase, which produces MTQVNQTKTSYGIFFNRHYPTIESACERWGLVYDANAEFELVFEDNILTLIKRDEPKLKGISVDFVSGAVAHRRKFGGGRGQSIAKAVGLKQGVNPSVVDGTAGLGRDAFVLASLGCNVTMVERHPVVAALLEDGLRRAYEDAEIGDWMRERMKLFHGSSIDSLADAAHSSNTEVDVVYLDPMYPHREKSALVKKEMRVFQSLVGADLDADGLLAPAMALASKRVVVKRPDYAEDLDGVKPSMVIATKKNRFDVYVRAAMTA
- a CDS encoding VanZ family protein produces the protein MFYKLTVSIALGFFAFILWAIYQANTGSSNLFFDLIQPLPYGDKLGHFGLFGLLTLLANLASRCRTLSIGRFKLYWGSTAVSLFVLIEELSQGLIPTRTLDMMDLAADGLGITLFSLLTYLIATNTRSQTAHEKT